A genome region from Anastrepha ludens isolate Willacy chromosome 3, idAnaLude1.1, whole genome shotgun sequence includes the following:
- the LOC128856611 gene encoding uncharacterized protein LOC128856611, with product MSVRITPPSVTKKDEDAEEEATQRVELPYNFEKELIENQNRHFCGHYTFVPCGRAEPLAAKFYAKHDQNTLNYEKFMEFVAQRGRKCGRGILPHLSGEVYGWLPPNVSDSVKDLNFICAPKIRTDMTIHGEKLVGERVTERPPFNGLRFVL from the exons ATGAGCGTCCGTATTACTCCACCGAGTGTGACTAAAAAAGACGAAGACGCCGAAGAGGAGGCAACCCAAAGAGTAGAATTGCCATACAATTTTGAGAAGGAACTCATTGAAAATCAAAATCGGCACTTTTGTGGCCATTATACATTTGTACCGTGCGGAAGAG CTGAACCGCTTGCTGCCAAATTCTATGCGAAACACGATCAGAACACgctaaattatgaaaaatttatggAATTCGTAGCGCAGCGTGGTAGAAAGTGTGGCAGGGGCATTTTACCGCACCTCTCCGGGGAGGTTTATGGTTGGCTACCGCCTAACGTGAGTGACAGCGTGAAggacttaaattttatttgtgctcCGAAAATTCGCACCGATATGACAATACACGGTGAAAAACTAGTTGGCGAACGTGTGACAGAGCGACCGCCCTTCAATGGTTTgcgttttgttttgtaa
- the LOC128858344 gene encoding ER degradation-enhancing alpha-mannosidase-like protein 2, with the protein MFKDIWYWYIGVILLYILFAHGVYETQGVKYYSKDRMLEIREKVRAMFQHAYEGYLQYASGYDELRPLTCDGVDTWGSYSLTLIDALDTLATMGNYTEFRRVVKILESMDFDKDINVSVFETNIRIVGGLISAHLLSNRAGLALEPGWPCQGPLLRLAEDVARRLLPAFDTATGMPYGTVNLRYGVPKGETSVTCTAGVGTFLVEFGALSRLTGNSIYEDVALNAIYSLWERRSALGLFGNHIDVQTGRWTALDSGIGAGVDSFFEYLVKGAIMLNRPELMEMFHEARKHIDKHLKKDDWYVWANMNKGQVTLPVFQSLEAFWPGVLSMFGDIAPAMRTLVKYSSVWRKYGFLPEFYNIPLGEASPNREVYPLRPELIESVMYLYRATKNQFLLELGEDIVNTIEFSAKTRCGYATIRNVVTHEKENRMESFYLAETTKYLYLLFDEENFLHNDGSAGDRLQTEHGECTVNAGSYIFNTEAHPVDMSALYCCHDIEEDIFDDLDIEMFNDEALLKTERVRLVVERELRDEQSCGERSSSSKQQQERIKKTPSDDSQVKIESSAPVDINVFDEYDNPADELLVKNFERIRNERKANPKPVGTAEVVEGQSISANHLTVTDLTEFFGMHREDFLHPELALHYTIGFMSNFTLDSPFISGLQLLHKNITAVLGIVVQKEYESRTRTLWELYELQQQYIANIELITRLDILAFDDGDFKLLDRVLNALNQSSTGALEITDDAEDASLRLMLRQMDVIHADYQQALVNTTAMQEFLLKILINGTSEKKRSYEALLNDAEIRGLFEGGVDKQKYTPQLLFIHVRRIVEFKKRMIETFDRLQALMAESGSSIHMNSKAMNSNEANQGANSQKENPKSFSAKSQSRDVKLSEDDDGGGESVWSQLVQTILRKTTNNRNQFNEALLHEKVRQSLHTYSTLKNTSSTAKVKTRMGYEVFTCDEPKFLDRFAYREYYP; encoded by the exons ATGTTTAAGGACATTTGGTACTGGTACATTGgagtaattcttttatatatctTATTTGCACATGGAGTATACGAAACGCAAGGCGTAAAATATTACTCAAAGGATCGCATGCTGGAGATAAG AGAAAAAGTACGAGCAATGTTCCAACATGCTTATGAGGGCTACTTGCAGTACGCTTCTGGATACGACGAATTGCGACCTTTAACGTGTGATGGCGTTGACACATGGGGTAGCTATTCACTAACTCTAATTGATGCGTTAGATACCCTCGCTACGATGGGGAACTATACTGAGTTTCGAAGAGTGGTCAAAATTCTAGAATCTATGGATTTTGATAAAGACATAAACGTTTCGGTATTCGAAACCAATATCCGAATTGTGGGCGGATTGATTTCAGCGCACTTGCTTTCAAATCGTGCCGGTTTAGCACTGGAACCAGGATGGCCGTGTCAAGGACCTTTACTTCGTCTAGCGGAAGATGTAGCTCGCCGTTTGTTGCCCGCATTCGACACAGCCACTGGTATGCCTTATGGTACAGTGAATTTGCGTTACGGAGTCCCGAAAGGAGAGACATCGGTGACATGTACGGCTGGTGTTGGGACGTTTCTGGTTGAGTTTGGCGCACTCAGTCGACTTACGGGAAATTCTATCTACGAAGATGTTGCGCTTAATGCAATATACTCCTTGTGGGAGCGTCGCTCAGCACTTGGTCTTTTTGGCAACCATATTGATGTGCAAACAGGACGTTGGACCGCACTTGACTCTGGTATCGGAGCTGGTGttgattcattttttgaatatttagtaAAGGGTGCCATTATGCTTAATCGGCCAGAGTTAATGGAAATGTTTCATGAGGCGCGTAAGCATATTgacaagcatttgaaaaaagatGACTGGTATGTATGGGCTAACATGAATAAAGGCCAAGTAACATTGCCTGTTTTTCAATCACTTGAAGCCTTTTGGCCCGGCGTTCTAAGTATGTTTGGCGATATAGCGCCCGCGATGCGCACTTTGGTAAAATATAGTTCAGTTTGGCGAAAATATGGGTTTTTGCCAGAATTCTATAATATACCGCTTGGGGAGGCCTCTCCAAATCGAGAAGTATATCCTTTGCGGCCTGAATTAATCGAGTCAGTTATGTATTTATATCGAGCAACtaaaaatcaatttcttttAGAATTGGgtgaagacattgtaaatacaaTCGAGTTTAGTGCTAAGACGCGCTGTGGATACGCTACG ATACGAAATGTAGTTACACATGAGAAAGAGAATCGGATGGAATCATTCTACCTCGCAGAAACCACAAAATACCTTTATCTCCTTTTCGATGAGGAGAATTTTCTGCACAACGATGGCTCCGCGGGTGATCGTCTGCAAACTGAACATGGCGAGTGTACTGTAAATGCAGGTTCCTATATTTTTAATACCGAAGCGCATCCCGTTGACATGTCCGCATTATACTGCTGCCATGACATTGAAGAGGATATTTTTGACGATCTTGACATAGAAATGTTCAATGACGAAGCTTTACTCAAGACTGAGCGCGTACGATTGGTCGTTGAGCGGGAGCTGCGCGACGAACAGTCGTGCGGAGAGCGCTCTTCCAGCTCTAAACAGCAACaagaacgaattaaaaaaacgcCTAGCGACGACAGTCAAGTGAAGATTGAATCCAGCGCACCTGTGGATATCAATGTTTTCGATGAGTACGATAATCCAGCTGACGAATTGCTAGTGAAAAATTTTGAACGCATCAGAAATGAACGTAAAGCTAATCCGAAGCCCGTCGGCACAGCTGAAGTAGTTGAGGGGCAATCGATATCAGCTAATCACTTAACCGTGACTGATTTAACTGAATTTTTCGGAATGCACCGCGAAGATTTTTTGCACCCAGAACTAGCGTTACACTATACCATTGGCTTTATGAGTAACTTTACCTTGGATTCACCTTTTATATCGGGGTTGCAATtgctacataaaaatataaccGCTGTCCTGGGCATCGTGGTACAAAAAGAGTATGAAAGTCGTACGCGGACACTTTGGGAGTTGTATGAATTGCAACAACAGTATATCGCAAATATTGAACTAATTACACGACTGGATATATTGGCATTCGATGACGGTGATTTCAAATTGCTTGATCGAGTGCTAAATGCACTCAATCAAAGTAGTACCGGTGCTTTAGAGATAACCGACGACGCCGAAGATGCTTCACTGCGTTTAATGCTTCGGCAAATGGATGTAATACATGCAGACTACCAACAGGCGTTGGTCAATACCACTGCCATGCAAGAGTTCctattaaaaattcttattaacgGTACCTCCGAAAAGAAGCGTAGTTATGAGGCTTTATTAAATGACGCAGAAATACGTGGGCTATTCGAAGGTGGAGTTGACAAGCAAAAGTATACCCCGCAGCTGCTGTTCATCCATGTCCGAAGGATTGTAGAGTTCAAAAAGCGCATGATTGAAACATTTGATCGTTTACAAGCATTAATGGCCGAGAGTGGTAGCAGTATCCATATGAATTCAAAGGCAATGAACTCAAATGAAGCGAATCAAGGAGCAAACTCTCAaaaagaaaatccaaaatcaTTTTCAGCAAAGAGCCAAAGCAGAGATGTGAAGCTCTCTGAAGATGATGATGGTGGCGGTGAGTCGGTTTGGTCGCAATTGGTGCAAACGATTTTGCGCAAAACTACAAATAACCGTAATCAATTCAATGAAGCGTTACTACACGAAAAGGTGCGGCAATCTCTACACACTTActcaacattaaaaaatacaagtTCGACGGCAAAGGTGAAAACGCGTATGGGCTACGAAGTATTCACCTGTGACGAGCCCAAGTTTTTGGATAGGTTTGCCTATCGCGAATACTATCCATAG
- the LOC128857584 gene encoding tigger transposable element-derived protein 6-like, whose translation MFSKKINYQYVELQKGSILGKTQAAEINKNKEKLRSKWESAVNVHQKRSFLKEGGSEIDKMCFNWFAKARSQNIPISGPILKGKAMEIAGKLGVPNLNASDGWLNKWRIRNNVAFKCVSGEAADVNQDGVEQLRTKLPSLLTGYKPQDIYNADESALTKPSLLNPKNAWAVHYQRKDSQFCSVLT comes from the exons atgttttcgaaaaagataaattatcagtacgtggaattgcaaaaag gttCAATATTGGGGAAAACTCAAGctgctgaaatcaataaaaataaagaaaaacttcgGTCTAAATGGGAGTCTGCAgttaatgttcatcaaaagcgAAGCTTTCTTAAAGAAGGCGGCTCTGAAATAGACAAGATGTGTTTTAATTGGTTCGCTAAGGCTAGAAGTCAAAACATTCCGATTTCTGGTCCCATTTTGAAAGGAAAGGCAATGGAAATTGCAGGCAAACTGGGTGTACCTAATTTGAATGCTTCAGATGGATGGTTAAACAAATGGCGAATAAGGAATAATGTTGCTTTCAAATGCGTATCTGGTGAAGCTGCAGATGTAAACCAGGATGGTGTCGAACAGCTTAGGACAAAACTGCCATCTCTGTTGACCGGTTACAAGCCTCAAGACATTTACAACGCAGACGAAAGTGCCCTGACAAAACCCTCGCTCTTAAATCCGAAAAATGCGTGGGCGGTACACTATCAAAGGAAAGACTCACAATTTTGTTCTGTGCTAACATAG